In Hippoglossus hippoglossus isolate fHipHip1 chromosome 19, fHipHip1.pri, whole genome shotgun sequence, the DNA window tggtggaggtaatataAGGAACAGAATGGAGGAAATGACATAAACAGAAGCTCTGtagctctctgtctctctaccgATTGAACCAGGCTGAGGATAAATTTAAAGATTGACTCACCTCCACTAAAGTGCACAGTACAATGATCATTTTCTGACTATGTAATGCTCATGTTGGTGTCTTGGGAAAACCACTTTATCAAAGACTGATTGTAACTTGAAATTGTGCATTAGTCTCAAACAGATCAAACCGTGCTTGATTCAAGgcattaaactgaaaataacatcTACTTGAGGGCTCCTTTGTGCCATCAGCAATTACACTGCACAACCACAGAACGGTCAAACATTATAATCCATAGTGCAAGAATGACTGCTGCTCATATTGTGAATTACAATGAATTTGGACAaattgcacaaatacacaacctGTATACTCATCTTTATATTGCACATTAGAAAAACAGACTTGTATccattatttctatttcttgCACATAGCATTTCTACGTACTTACACTTGACCCCTTGCACTGCTGGTTGCTACTTTcccttgtgctgctgtgtcaatTGTACATTTCCTCTACAGAGAATCATCAAAGGTAAAGGTACAAGATTATCTAATCTTATCTATTTGAGTGGAAGGGGTCTGTTATGATGATGTAGCACTAGTAcaggtatttaaaaaatatattgaataaatcatacagacaaaccaaatataataattattacgATTATTACGATTATTAGAGTATTATTACAAGTATtgttataatattattattattattattagtagtagtagtagtagtagtagtagtaggagcactatcattattatgactattattatttacaatGTACTTGTGGTTCAGATCATTGGACTCGTTTTCATGAAGAAGCCCGGTGATTGGTCAGCCCTATGATCCGCCTTCTTCAGAGATGATGACGTTTCGACCAATCACAACCCTTCGCGCGGAATttcaaacaaattcaaatgGCTTTCCCTCCGCCGAAGCGATATCGTTCCGCCgcattcaaaaacaaaatagtCCCTTCTATACAAATACGCGTAATGTTTCATTcagacacatacatacatatttaaaaacacagcagaacacaATAACAcgaatatttcatttcaaaatatttgGTAATCCGAGTATTTTGTGAGTTTGTACTGCGTGTGTAGGTCGGCGGAGTGATACCACAGCGCATCTCAGGAAGGGGCAACGAGGCTCGGCCGGTTAAGGTAGCTGAAGTTAGCCGTTCGTCCATGTTCCTTTTAGCGTACGGTAGAATATCCACGGTAGTTTTAGTCTGACATGATATTATAGTGAAATTCCTCTTCGACGCATCCCGCTCGATGTTTATGGACGGTCCGAAGTTAACGTGTCTTTGAACGGAACTACAGGTAAGGTCCGCTATGCGTGTTTAATCAGCGAAGTCGTCAAATTGAGTCGATACAGGATTTAGCACTTTATGTCTCAactggtttttatttcacactgtCGTTGCTAATGCTACTTAACGACATTTGACACATTTGGCATCTGTGCGTGATGAGCTAATGTTTTACAACGTGGCCACGGGGGAGACACGTGTGTTTAAACTCACGCTAAATAACTTCGAACCACACGCACGTTAAAGATGCAACTAACTAGTCAATAAGCGATCTGTTAAATACCGTCGCACACGTATTCCTCAGTTTGCAGCGTGTTTCATGAAGGTTAACGTTGATGGTTAAATGCCATGTTTTAAATAACCCCACCGCTGGGCTGCTGCTCTTTAGCTAGCTGTTTTGACacgtgtgtgctgtgtgttcttCTAGGTAAAGTAAAACGAAAATGCCTCTACACGGGAAAATAGTCGTGATCAAGAGGAGTGGAGGCGATGGCACCGAGTTTCCTCTCACTGCCACATGCATGTTCGGAAGGTGAGATCACTTTCATGTGTTTGCCCGAGATCAACGTGTGTTTTCAGCCTTTCTGTCACTAGTTTGTGTTTCACCTTCAGATGTCCCTCTTCAGTGTAACAGATATTACAAGCACACAATGTTGGAGTCAACAATTTACTACGTGTAGTGTGATGAAGGGACAAAGTGTTGTAAAAGTCCTCTGCGGTTTTGAGGCGGGCCATCAGCCTCCCACGTCACAATCCTACATGCATGTCCTCTCCTGTTCTTACATAAAGATCTGCAGACTCCATTTTGCAAATTCAAACCTCCAGTTCACTTCTCCACGTTACTTGTACACATGTTGCAACATTTCATTCACTTACCATCAAAATGACTTGTGCATTAAGTACAATTACCCTCATATACACGTGTTGTTGGGCCTCACATGTTCAACAGCTGCAAATGCTCTTTGTATAGGAGCCGCAAGACAGCTGTCCTCTGGAACTATACAGCAAGCACCAGTTTTACAGTTCAGGGCCAACACACCTAGTTTCTTTCCCCCATCTAACGGATAGTGGTTCAGTGACACGTAGCACGGTGAGGTTTAGATTACATGTTGCTGAATGTGTCTCTTGTTGACACACTTGCTTGTGATCTTACAGGAAACCTGACTGTGACATTCGTATTCAGCTTCCTCAAGTCTCCAAGGAGCACTGCAGAATTGAcctgaatgaaaataaagaggTAACATTGCTTGTAGCGAACGTGACAGTATGAACATATGTGTTTTAACCTAAATTGTGATTGAATAGTTGCCCGTCATTTCATTGTTCAATTTGTAGATATTAAGTatcaatttcctgtatgtgaaaatattcttggcaataaaaaggattctgattaaaaataatctgattaCTTAAATAATTTGAATTGACAACTGAAATTAAGTCTGacaagtagtagtagtatttttGCCTTTATCTactttacagtgttttgaagtgacatttatttttctgtcttccaGGTTGTTTTGACAAATTTGAGCTCAGTGAATCCGACCCGAATCAACGGGGAGGCTCTGGAGCAGTCTGAGCGTTTGAAGCATGGAGATGTGATAACAGTTATTGACCGTTCTTTCAGGTGAGTCTTGCAAAACGTTTACGGAGTTTGCTGTCCTGTTTGTAGGAAGAGTCATTTTTCCATTGTTTTCACTATTGAGAATTAACTCATTAATTGAATTGTGTATTATAGCATTTGCTATTAAGTAATAATATGACCCTTACATACATGCATGGTTGGACTTGTGTTAAACAGCTGAAAATACTGTTTGTATTGTCTCTAAAGCAGTCATGAGGCAACTGTCCCTTTTTAGAACTGTGCAACAAGTACCAGTTTTATAGTTATGTCTGAAGGTCTAACACACattgattgtttattttctccacTTACCTTCGTGGTCATGGGTATTTACTCTAAGaataccatttttttttatcttaaagaACATTTCCTGGACAgaataaaagtgtaaaatacaAACGCTCTTTACTCAGGCTTTAATAATTGTCATGACCAATGTAAGAAAGATCATAGGTACATTTTATTGCACTTTGTTGTTTCAGGTTTGAGTATCCTCCAGCACCAACACCAAAGAAGAGATCTTCCGCAGGAGGCAAAAGTGAAACCCTCAAAGTAATTTACTTTAACCAACTGGTTATCACTTCAAATTTCAGCCATCCTAGCTCCTCAAATTGTGCCTTCACTCTGCATtgattttataaatgtgttaagGAAAGTATCTTTTGCCTAGGTTCTTCAGGATCAGCAAGTGGTGGACACTTTCACTGTTGAAACAGGAGAAAGGAAGCTCTCTGAAGTGTTCACAGGTGAGATTGTCTGATGGTGGTTAATCTGAATTAGCACAATAAGAGTGCTACATTTGAACATTGCATATATTGATTAGTTTAACATAGgaaatgtgtgtcagtgaaacGGAAAATGTTGCATGATTAGTGCATTTACAGGTGAATAGCATTTTGTGAGTTattttatgtacattttattttattttgtgtgtccCAAGGACAGGGATTTGATGCCAGTTTTTCTTTAGCCTAGGACCTCAGATTTTAGTTCCAAATATATTTGGACTGTTGGGTGTACTGGCCATTGATACAaaaatttttttgtttgtttgttcgcaAGATGGAACTAATCATGACAACATCCAACGAACCCTGGAGAACACAGTGGAGGTGGAGTCCAAGGAGGATGCCACCCTGCTGCAAAACAAGACCAACTCCCCATTCAATGATCTGTATCAAATGATAAAAAAGTCTCTGGATGTCAAGACCCCTCGTAAATCTTCTGCCAGTTTGCTTCAAACTCCTGCCTCAAAGTTTTGCACCCCAAAACCTGCGTCTGTCAGGAAAAGCGATGTAAAACCTGTCATTTTCAAAGAAGACCAAGGCACTCCTAAGATGAAGAATGAGGCTAAAGTAATTCCTGAAGCTGACGAAATCAAGGGGCAAGATGAGAGTTGTAATACTGAGACCCCAAAGTCtgtgaagaagcagaagaagtcACCCCCAACATCTTCTGAGAATCCTGGACCTGCAGCTGAAGAAGTTGATCATGTGATCAAGTCTGAAACAACTTCACCTCAGAGGAGAACCCGTGTAACCCCCCAGAGGTTCAGTGCATCTGAGGTTGTTGACCAAGTTTGTGTTGAAACTCCAAAGTCACTGgtgagaagaagcagcagggaGACCACACCAGTTAAACCAGCAGTGACTGCTGTTGAACCAGAGCCCGTTCAGAGGAAATCACCAAGGAACTCTGGGAAAGCTGAACAAGGTATTGAACACTCTTGTCCAAATTCAATTTAAGTGTTTTGACTAATTTGCAATaattattcattcatgtgtgtTAAGATGTTTGGTGGATGACAACATGATCAgtaatcatttattcatttttagtAAAAGAGACGACCAAAAAGCGCAAATGTGGGAAACTTGCGGCTGACTTGCCCACATCACAAATGAAGAGGAAGCGTGTTTCCTTTGGAGGTGCCCTGAGCCCAGAGTTGTTTGATAAACGACTTCCTCCTGACTCTCCATTAAGCAAGGGAGCCTTTCCACGGAGAAGCTTGTCTCTGTATAAACCCCAACAGTCACTCCTGAGAAGAGCATCCGCCATTGGACTCTTGAAGGTAAGATTTTAACAGATCGTGACTCAAGTATCAAAATGTGACCATAAAAACAGTTATGACTCACATTATcttgtttaaaatgtatcttttttttaacctaagGCCTCTTCACCTGGAAATAAGTCACCAAACTCAAAGTCCTCTTCTCCCAAGGCAGCATCTCCTGGAAAGAAATCGCCAAAGTCAAGGTCCACTTCTCCCAAGGCAGCAACTCCTGCAAAGAAATCCCCCAAGACCCCATCTTCTGTAAGAGGAAGTTCTCCCTCAACTCCCACAGTGCAAGGGCGCTTCTCTGTGTCCCGCATCATCACGCCATCTCCAGTGGCAGAAGACTCTGTCACGTTAACCCCCAAAATACCTCTGAAGAGGAAGAGCATGAAGAGCACCTCAAGAAAGACCCCAATTATCGCCAAGAGCTCTGTAAAAGTGATCCGCAGGAGTGGCATCTCACGGGCCTCTATGAAAGGTACATTATACCCTGAAATCTGTAACATCTTTTACATTAGAAGTATTTCCTTTTGTCTTCCCATCATCAACAATAGCAACTTTTACAGTGTTAAATAGTTATAAAGCGATCAAACTGCATTTATCATTCACGTATTATAACACGAGTTAAAATACTTCATCAGTGCTGTTTATAACTATtgaaacaatgaacaaaaatacacttaattttctttctcctttcagTGAAAAATTCCTGGGTGGACATTGTGAAATTTGGTCAACCTAAGGCTCAAGTGGCTGCTCCAGCTATAAAGATGGTCACCAAAAAGACCACAAAGAAGACTGTGTCCAAACCACAGGTAAACGGACACTGTAACACCAACATGGCACATTTACATCCTTGCTTCGTTGCAAGTCTTGCAACAACTAACTTGTTGGAGTTATTATAAAcaaaagtagatttttttttttttcataataaatcTGTCAAAGCAACAGCGACCTCTGCAGCCACAAGGCGGTAACAAAACACAAGTTTGATCTTATGATGAAAAGTGTAAACCGTTGGCTTATtttgaaactgcagcaggacaAAAGACATTATGGTGGGTCGCCACAGTCTGGGTAGTTCACAAAACACTGGCTCATTGTAGTTAATCATATTTGAACTTCAGTATACAATGACACATTTTGTGAGTGGTTATGGTAACATAAGAATCTCATACTGTTGCAACCCTAGTAACACACCTCAAACTCTTGTAAGTTTTCATGCGGAATATTGGTGATAAACCCTGTTTTTAATGCCCTCGAAGtcttaactgatctacagtttgcattactcttgaacttgctgggccAAGTTCTGGATGTTAATAGTCTATCAGTTGGAAAATTCTTGTGGTGGAGTGGACATGTTCACCACAGTTACTCGGTGCATGAACAGGCATTAAGGAAGGGAGTGGAAATGAAAGGGTCACCATTCTTCCTGTTACAAATAAGTATTAGTTTAGAAGCTGTTATTCTAATGCAAAATTGTTGCTTTTAGAAATAAATTGTATTCCTTACTGGAGGTCCCTCACTTGAGTATAATgtgtaatgtattttaattttaaaatgtgtttgctaATTTACTGCTGAAAACCCTAATAATTTTCGTTCTCAATTTCTTAGACACCTGCAAGAAACATCAAAGGCCACGTCAGCACCGGACACGCAGATTCACCTGCTACCATCATTGTGGGCAGAGCGCACACACAAAGCGTCTTACACCCAACTGGGGCTGCACCAGGAGTGGTCACCAATATTGCCCTCTTAAAAAAGAACATGAAAATGGACGAGGACTTGACTGGTATTTAGCCTTTTCTGGTCTAACGAATTTGATTGTATAGACTTTGTTCTTTACTGTATTGGCTTATGTTGTGCATTGTGGTTTCAGGAATTACTGAAATGTATAAAACCCCGGTAaatgaaaggaagaagagaTCTGCCATCAATAAAAGTGTCGaccagacaccagggggagtTCTGGGCACATCTGTGGTCGAACCATCAGTTCTGAACACACCAGAGGGGCCAGGTAAAGTGTTTCATACTACTGTTTCTGAGTGGGGATTGAAAAATAATCTTTCTATTTCACAAAGAGGAACttttctatacaaataaatgaatgatgaatttattttctgatgGAAAACGACTACAAAGTAGAGCTGACTTTTGTTAAGTATGGGATAAGAAGACATCGTTTTTGCTTGTATTATATTATGTTCATTTTTATGTTGGactgctgcatttgtttttgtgtcttacaAGTTCACATGGGTTAAGCAGTGCGTGACATTGGCAATTCTTTATAATTACGAACACTAACAGGGTGTCAAATTAGATTTATAAACtaatgaaatgtgttgtgttttacagGGGAAATGGTGGTTTCTCCACTGAATCTGGTATCTACAGTGAAAGACAGAAGTTACAACAGTGAAGCAGTTCAACGCCTCCTGAATGAAGATAAAGATTCCAGCTTTGTCAGTGTGCTCCCTGCATCAGAGATTCCCTCTGATGAATCTAGTGAGCAGAAGAGCACCAAGGTGAAGACAAGCCCTGTAAAAACTCCCAAACGGCAACCAGAACAACCCGAGTGTCTCTCTGGATCGAAGAGGATCACGAGGACcccaaaacaaaaacctgaacCTGTTGAGGACCTGAGGGAGAAGATTTTGAAAACTCCAAAGAAGAAACCTGAACAACAAGAGTGCCTCACTGGAGTGAAGAGAATCATGAAGACTCCCAAACAGAAGATTGAACAGCAAGAGTGCTTGACCGGAGTTAAGAAAATCTTCGAGACCCCACAAAAGGAAGCTGAAGCTCTCGAGGCTGATGATGTGAGTCTCTGTGGTGTTGAGGAACCTCAGGAGACACCAGCACATGTGCCAGAATCCGAGGACCTGTCTGAAATGGCTGACATGAAAACTCTGAATGCAAAGAGCTCTCCAGTGCTGTGTCTAGAAAAAGGTCAGTTAAGTTTAATAAGAATAATGTTTGAGATACACTGATGAGATCCTTATTTAAACTTTTGTATggctttattttctgtttttcatagaACTAGACTTTGCCAATGAGGATCTACAAGAAGACAAACCATCAGATGTGATCGATGAGGTTCCCCAGGTTGACACAGCAAAAggtatatttaattaaatgttccTTTTTGAATAAGTTAATTTGTCCCCCTTATTTGACGTCTTATGTCAAAATTGTGTATCGTGAGATATTAAACAAACCTGTAAACAGGGCTGGGAATTAATCAATATTATATAAGTTTCAATATAATACATATGCATTGTGCTAACACattgaggaggtataacacaactgatcaatatgtaaaatattttgcagtgtttgtcatgtttgtgtttgtcactttGCTTAAAGATTTTAAATCTACAACTTTCACTCAGGAGCTAAAACTAGTCTTTAGACTTAAAAGATAATGTGGCATTTATTGAGAGAATTATCAAAGTCGACAGgtcacattttttatctttataatttttagaaccTCAacttgattttgtgtttgtctcatttTAGAAGCTGTCTCAGATGAAGTTGTCAACGACACGAAAGAGGAGCCAAGTGAAAACGAGTCATCAGATGTCATAGAAACCATCTCTCAGGCAGCTGAACATGAGAGTTTACCTGAGGAACAACCAGAAGTGAACACAGTTAAGAATCTGTCCGAGGAACAACCCGAAGTGGAAGCAGTTGTTGAGAATCTGTCCGAGGAACAACCCGAAGTGGAAGAAGTTGTCGAGAATCTGTCCGAGGAACAACCCGAAGTGGAAGAGGTTGTCGAGAATCTGTCTGAGGAACAACCCGAAGTGGACGCAGTTGTTGAGAATCTGTCCGAGGAACAACCCGAAGTGGACGCAGTTGTCGAGAATCTGTCTGAGGAACAACCTGAAGTGGACCCAGTTGTCGAGAATCTGTCCGAGGAACAACCCGAAGTGGACCCAGTTGTCGAGAATCTGTCCGAGGAACAACCCGAAGTGGACGCAGTTGTTGAGAATCTGTCTGAGGAACAACCCGAAGTGGACGCAGTTGTTGAGAATCTGTCTGAGGAACAACCCGGAGTGATCGAGATTTCAACTGGCCAAGACACAGAAATGGAGGCCGCTGCTGTGGATCCTATTCAAGAGAAGAAACCTGTTCGAGGGCGAAGAGCAAAAACTGTGGAACCTGAGGCAGCTGAGGATAAACAAGATGCAGCAGAACATTCTGAGGAACCTGTCGCCCC includes these proteins:
- the mki67 gene encoding proliferation marker protein Ki-67; the encoded protein is MPLHGKIVVIKRSGGDGTEFPLTATCMFGRKPDCDIRIQLPQVSKEHCRIDLNENKEVVLTNLSSVNPTRINGEALEQSERLKHGDVITVIDRSFRFEYPPAPTPKKRSSAGGKSETLKVLQDQQVVDTFTVETGERKLSEVFTDGTNHDNIQRTLENTVEVESKEDATLLQNKTNSPFNDLYQMIKKSLDVKTPRKSSASLLQTPASKFCTPKPASVRKSDVKPVIFKEDQGTPKMKNEAKVIPEADEIKGQDESCNTETPKSVKKQKKSPPTSSENPGPAAEEVDHVIKSETTSPQRRTRVTPQRFSASEVVDQVCVETPKSLVRRSSRETTPVKPAVTAVEPEPVQRKSPRNSGKAEQVKETTKKRKCGKLAADLPTSQMKRKRVSFGGALSPELFDKRLPPDSPLSKGAFPRRSLSLYKPQQSLLRRASAIGLLKASSPGNKSPNSKSSSPKAASPGKKSPKTPSSVRGSSPSTPTVQGRFSVSRIITPSPVAEDSVTLTPKIPLKRKSMKSTSRKTPIIAKSSVKVIRRSGISRASMKVKNSWVDIVKFGQPKAQVAAPAIKMVTKKTTKKTVSKPQTPARNIKGHVSTGHADSPATIIVGRAHTQSVLHPTGAAPGVVTNIALLKKNMKMDEDLTGITEMYKTPVNERKKRSAINKSVDQTPGGVLGTSVVEPSVLNTPEGPGEMVVSPLNLVSTVKDRSYNSEAVQRLLNEDKDSSFVSVLPASEIPSDESSEQKSTKVKTSPVKTPKRQPEQPECLSGSKRITRTPKQKPEPVEDLREKILKTPKKKPEQQECLTGVKRIMKTPKQKIEQQECLTGVKKIFETPQKEAEALEADDVSLCGVEEPQETPAHVPESEDLSEMADMKTLNAKSSPVLCLEKELDFANEDLQEDKPSDVIDEVPQVDTAKEAVSDEVVNDTKEEPSENESSDVIETISQAAEHESLPEEQPEVNTVKNLSEEQPEVEAVVENLSEEQPEVEEVVEEQPEVDAVVENLSEEQPEVDAAVDPIQEKKPVRGRRAKTVEPEAAEDKQDAAEHSEEPVAPTTVRGRRGKKTETTAPSTVQQKTRNRNAKTTEIKDAELTVEESASQPPKIDAKPRRGRNAKKASDDQAEIVATATENAPEAEGEQIPAVEVDHKADESAAPQEQAAPKLRRARKPKQETELSLPEQQDVAKEHSEDPVVPAPVRGRRGKKTEATAAPAVREKTRTRNARSQGNASDDKPEAAPEKSLEMPPVTEIPSEAVSDQTAPPAEEAVVKPVRGRKTKHTPVEPPQPEPENAEVSDEPQQPIPIVAKPRRGRKMKSDTTEQTGAAEDTVVTVETKQESQPPVRVKRGRNTKREEEKQENDVKTISPETSDVQEPVKKSTRTRKTKEERVKPKEEEIQTVETVAPEEAESLPVAEPLEMNEQVPVTAKPRRRGQKAKQAAESETPVESTEVEEVPAVKPKRGRRGKEATEVAAEVPEALEAEEETAEPDAPVVKPTRARGVKTVKNQVSEVIPAKRARRGAATLTEDTHTESTALDLSVPAAEPAKRGKRAAAKPTTDELTVSSDQVNTSEDLTSAVTEAVKGSKRSVKSKSDHEVFQIPKATPVRAVRGKKSKLVDAESKNTSNDADKTEEKDLSEEVVEAQPVKRARRVTKVTEETVDPKEDAEAEAQPKTRRGRATKK